In the Leishmania panamensis strain MHOM/PA/94/PSC-1 chromosome 30 sequence genome, one interval contains:
- a CDS encoding nuclear movement protein, putative (TriTrypDB/GeneDB-style sysID: LpmP.30.0720), translated as MSLVGSQEGLTDLIPCNEQCGGDYTLYTFGQSEKEVTITVPLAPGTRGKSLCVDIKPKYLQIEVPSKGTILAGELYKPISVHDSTWCIQDGRELVVVLAKTNIQYEEWWPHVVTGERQIDFKTLKPPSIRFSDLDSGAQATVAKMMHEQHQKREDHRLANA; from the coding sequence ATGTCTCTTGTAGGTTCCCAGGAAGGGTTGACCGACCTGATTCCGTGCAACGAGCAATGCGGCGGCGACTACACGCTGTACACCTTTGGACAAAGCGAAAAGGAGGTGACAATCACTGTTCCTCTAGCACCAGGCACTAGAGGGAAGAGTCTCTGTGTCGATATTAAGCCGAAGTACCTGCAGATCGAGGTTCCCAGCAAAGGTACCATATTGGCAGGTGAGTTGTACAAGCCGATTAGCGTCCATGACAGCACATGGTGTATTCAAGACGGGAGGGAGCTGGTCGTAGTTCTCGCGAAAACCAACATACAATACGAGGAGTGGTGGCCGCACGTCGTGACCGGTGAGCGTCAGATCGATTTCAAGACGTTGAAACCACCATCGATTCGGTTTTCAGACCTTGACAGCGGTGCTCAGGCAACAGTAGCCAAAATGatgcacgagcagcaccaaAAACGAGAGGATCACAGGCTTGCGAATGCCTGA
- a CDS encoding phospholipase C-like phosphodiesterase, putative (TriTrypDB/GeneDB-style sysID: LpmP.30.0680) codes for MGCLNSKSAAEKTTPGAVGSGYHSQSNKRHNHREKKGIFSKANTLKEWPGSFDNDERTEKAESDANRAIQASAERFLRFILEGAERFFSSLPDSQAVKQVIALTFTNSCAEVTRTKFRLKLDVITALLTSLARELKLPLIEASVPQVEERAMDDGFSRILLAWFSNNPSYEKMISMIAGQAVLNTLYIRYVVNKCVSFEDILAYQFRWVSVNKAATEVFNRFTDGRESMTSEQLGKFLRDVQRSEATDRQALEKFKYRFGGGIHRYNFISYNGSVLTNNAIDPARTSDVWQDMTQSFTHYMVSCVRIETEEDLNRATADGARALVLNINKASNGKLMVGSCELQTILECVKANGFTTNTYPIILCLSPGTPMPIPVQDEVAKMINDTLESAVAEGLMFEGAMINDPMFSPGALRKKVLVMNHQDRLKPFIGFLVADMNKDGLGVRVTDVMEGTPASKGGVLKDDWLTHINGIPIQNKLHLRETLAQLKVGDEFTVRRENLNEIKVVVGGTIDPQDTTASASLSSITFFNYSNSTDPKPWDTERVPASSLVTTQLTRKDLLTHFAFCTVNSADTSIDLPDAEGTAASLGIQFVDVDNSERCLSWARGRFSDNGRCGYILKTDIDTAKSPELSFRIIGGPRLLNCSPLTSMNVTIHGAGVARMNGSQVSFTDCDQSTIAVVQMTFEANGMERTFTSAFCPALLRYGYRALPSVLSGEERASKKQIHGIYCFIK; via the coding sequence ATGGGATGCCTGAATTCCAAATCCGCGGCGGAAAAGACGACCCCGGGCGCGGTGGGGTCTGGTTATCACTCCCAAAGTAACAAGAGGCATAACCatagagagaagaaggggatTTTCTCGAAAGCCAACACACTCAAGGAGTGGCCAGGTTCTTTCGACAATGATGAGAGGACTGAAAAGGCGGAGTCGGATGCAAACAGAGCAATACAGGCCTCCGCTGAGCGGTTCCTGCGTTTTATCCTGGAGGGTGCGGAGCGCTTCTTTAGTAGCCTGCCCGATTCTCAGGCGGTGAAGCAAGTGATTGCATTGACGTTTACTAATTCCTGTGCTGAGGTAACACGCACCAAGTTCCGTCTCAAGCTCGATGTCATCACGGCTCTTCTGACGTCATTAGCGCGGGAGCTCAAGCTGCCGTTGATAGAGGCATCTGTGCCGCAGGTCGAGGAGCGTGCCATGGATGACGGCTTCTCACGCATTCTACTGGCGTGGTTCTCGAACAACCCGTCGTATGAAAAGATGATTTCGATGATCGCGGGTCAGGCGGTGCTCAATACTCTGTACATCCGGTACGTGGTGAATAAATGCGTTTCGTTCGAGGACATTCTAGCCTATCAGTTCCGCTGGGTGTCTGTGAACAAAGCTGCGACGGAAGTGTTCAATAGGTTCACTGACGGGAGGGAGTCGATGACATCAGAGCAACTAGGCAAGTTCTTGCGTGacgtgcagcgcagcgaggccaCGGATCGCCAGGCTTTGGAGAAGTTCAAGTACCGCTTCGGTGGCGGCATCCACAGGTACAACTTTATCAGCTATAATGGGAGCGTGTTGACAAATAATGCCATCGACCCTGCACGGACGTCTGATGTGTGGCAGGACATGACGCAGTCCTTCACGCACTACATGGtctcgtgcgtgcgcatcGAAACGGAGGAGGACCTCAACCGTGCCACGGCGGATGGAGCGCGTGCTTTGGTGCTCAACATCAATAAAGCCAGCAACGGAAAACTCATGGTTGGATCGTGCGAGTTGCAGACCATATTGGAATGCGTGAAAGCGAACGGTTTTACGACGAACACGTACCCGATCATCCTGTGTCTTTCCCCTGGAACACCTATGCCCATTCCTGTTCAGGATGAAGTAGCGAAGATGATCAACGACACCTTGGAGTCAGCCGTGGCGGAGGGACTCATGTTTGAGGGCGCCATGATCAATGACCCCATGTTCAGCCctggtgcgctgcgcaagaAGGTACTTGTCATGAACCATCAGGACCGCCTGAAGCCCTTCATTGGTTTCCTGGTAGCCGATATGAACAAGGATGGCCTCGGCGTTCGAGTCACTGATGTGATGGAGGGGACACCGGCGTCGAAGGGTGGGGTGCTCAAGGATGATTGGCTGACGCACATAAACGGGATTCCTATTCAGAACAAGCTGCATCTACGAGAAACCCTGGCGCAACTCAAGGTCGGCGATGAGTTCACTGTGCGCCGAGAGAACTTGAATGAGAtcaaggtggtggtgggcggaACCATCGATCCGCAGGACACGACCGCGTCCGCGTCTCTCTCTAGCATCACTTTCTTCAATTACTCTAACAGTACTGACCCGAAGCCATGGGACACGGAGCGCGTCCCCGCATCGAGTCTCGTCACGACTCAGTTGACGCGGAAGGACTTACTGACGCATTTCGCGTTCTGCACGGTGAACTCTGCTGATACGTCTATTGACCTGCCAGATGCAGAGGGCACTGCGGCCAGCCTGGGCATCCAGTTTGTTGACGTGGATAACAGCGAGCGGTGCCTTTCCTGGGCACGTGGACGGTTCTCTGACAACGGTCGCTGCGGGTACATTCTTAAAACCGACATCGACACAGCCAAGTCTCCTGAGTTGAGCTTCAGGATCATTGGTGGTCCACGCCTCCTCAACTGCTCACCCTTGACGTCGATGAATGTCACCATCCATGGCGCAGGGGTAGCGCGTATGAATGGGAGTCAGGTTTCCTTTACGGATTGCGACCAGTCTACGATAGCAGTGGTGCAGATGACGTTCGAGGCGAACGGCATGGAGCGGACCTTTACCTCCGCTTTCTGccctgctcttcttcgctacGGTTACCGGGCCCTTCCTTCGGTCCTCAGTGGGGAAGAGCGCGCCTCGAAGAAGCAGATCCATGGCATCTATTGCTTCATCAAGTAG
- a CDS encoding 40S ribosomal protein S30, putative (TriTrypDB/GeneDB-style sysID: LpmP.30.0690) — MGKIHGSLARAGKVKNQTPKVAKQEKPKQPRGRALKRLKYTKRFLAKAVKLGEKVHMNKQPPGKAG, encoded by the coding sequence ATGGGTAAGATCCACGGCTCCCTCGCCCGTGCGGGCAAGGTCAAGAACCAGACCCCCAAGGTCGCTAAGCAGGAGAAGCCGAAGCAGCCTCGTGGCCGTGCGCTGAAGCGCCTGAAGTACACGAAGAGGTTcctggcgaaggcggtgaAGCTTGGCGAGAAGGTGCACATGAACAAGCAGCCCCCGGGCAAGGCCGGCTAA
- a CDS encoding fumarylacetoacetase, putative (TriTrypDB/GeneDB-style sysID: LpmP.30.0730): MRYSLRLLLATRAPIADYIEYLRQVDKELPSLHEIFPKSNVVEDVVKFHASLCAAMEENAYPLIGFKVLPPEHEAITTLRGTQPVCFPIFENLFQRKSVSIKHDRLQYIETAICLEVRNLLDDCSTVDAASLNTVSFSPSLEVSGSRFPFYAPTLTAMACDLDGCVSITKGCSISLDSIKRDSLTTTRFVLTHNQEPIQTGSAKLCMETPFSAVVAAAAYAKAIKAPAKKSLFVFCGGVSPRTPIQAGTYAFEWGRFGRLTYSVLP; this comes from the coding sequence ATGCGTTACTCACTGAGGCTTCTTTTGGCCACAAGGGCGCCTATTGCCGACTACATCGAGTATTTGCGGCAGGTAGACAAAGAGCTCCCCTCGCTTCACGAGATTTTTCCAAAGTCTAACGTAGTCGAGGATGTGGTGAAGTTTCACGCGTCTCTTTGTGCGGCAATGGAGGAGAACGCGTATCCTCTCATAGGTTTTAAAGTTCTACCACCCGAACACGAGGCTATTACTACACTGCGTGGTACGCAGCCTGTGTGTTTTCCCATCTTCGAGAATCTGTTCCAAAGAAAAAGTGTATCTATCAAGCACGATCGGCTTCAGTACATCGAAACTGCGATATGCCTTGAGGTCAGAAATCTTCTGGATGACTGCAGCACAGTGGACGCAGCTTCACTCAACACTGTTTCATTCTCTCCAAGTCTTGAGGTGTCGGGGTCACGATTTCCGTTCTACGCACCAACGCTAACTGCCATGGCATGCGATCTTGATGGGTGCGTCAGTATAACAAAAGGATGTAGCATCTCCCTGGACAGTATCAAAAGAGACAGTTTGACGACTACTCGCTTTGTCTTGACGCACAATCAAGAGCCTATTCAGACGGGCTCAGCGAAACTGTGCATGGAAACTCCATTTAgtgctgtcgtcgccgcagctgcatATGCGAAGGCGATCAAAGCTCCAGCAAAGAAGAGCCTCTTTGTCTTTTGCGGTGGAGTGTCTCCGCGCACACCCATTCAGGCCGGCACCTACGCTTTCGAATGGGGCCGCTTTGGTCGACTTACGTATTCTGTTCTGCCTTGA
- a CDS encoding hypothetical protein (TriTrypDB/GeneDB-style sysID: LpmP.30.0660) codes for MFRICSVWCSNALHNSTPFVDGALQLMKLHLAHRNAVADKNKAACHAIEQEFFREVEVFRPCFTMAASLEVAQQYSKKLYAALKYFRMDDDPLIRQLDLLLGRKGMRDGRHRDQRGFFKGAHTSYASAFGKVAESAHNNLEEHVETTLPTELPHAPKVDLTAPRRPGALWINQRYRGHWVLQEPDIAITRSERREDPW; via the coding sequence ATGTTTCGCATATGCAGCGTGTGGTGCTCCAATGCCCTACACAACAGTACCCCATTTGTTGACGGCGCTCTGCAGCTCATGAAGCTACACCTGGCTCACCGGAACGCTGTGGCCGACAAGAACAAAGCTGCGTGCCACGCAATAGAGCAGGAATTTTTTcgcgaggtggaggtgtTTCGCCCTTGCTTCACCATGGCTGCCTCGTTGGAGGTTGCACAACAGTACTCCAAGAAACTTTACGCAGCGCTCAAGTACTTCCGTATGGACGATGATCCGCTTATCCGCCAGCTGGACTTGCTCCTGGGACGAAAAGGAATGCGGGATGGACGTCATAGGGATCAGCGAGGCTTCTTCAAGGGTGCCCACACATCCTACGCGTCTGCGTTCGGCAAGGTCGCGGAGAGCGCGCACAATAACTTAGAAGAGCACGTTGAAACAACGCTGCCGACCGAGCTGCCGCATGCACCAAAGGTGGACCTGACTGCTCCCCGACGCCCTGGTGCGCTTTGGATCAACCAGCGTTACAGAGGGCACTGGGTACTCCAAGAGCCCGACATCGCCATCACGCGCAGTGAGCGCCGCGAGGATCCGTGGTAG
- a CDS encoding hypothetical protein (TriTrypDB/GeneDB-style sysID: LpmP.30.0750), producing the protein METWQEFLRELQRVELGWSLAPNAGGTLQLKIHDHLEPGDGVLCELKGGTNRSAPLAEFFEACGSMSQGTISRVEIQFFDEESCSVLLIESKKRLGDTPFKDEPPILPFFCQFNCRGTSVSLSVLDKKTLIRTPLFSDISIQTLNYAFMTSLPLFLKREDLGIRNVDFVTKDQMRHFRYAWCFLRKESWMTPVELGELDALLPP; encoded by the coding sequence ATGGAAACCTGGCAAGAGTTTCTCCGTGAATTGCAGCGTGTAGAGCTCGGATGGAGCTTGGCGCCGAACGCTGGAGGCACCCTCCAGCTAAAGATTCACGACCACCTCGAGCCCGGTGACGGGGTTCTATGTGAACTGAAGGGTGGGACTAATCGGTCGGCGCCACTGGCAGAGTTTTTCGAAGCTTGTGGCTCCATGTCGCAGGGAACCATATCGAGAGTCGAAATACAGTTCTTCGATGAGGAGAGTTGCTCCGTTTTGCTGATTGAGAGTAAAAAGCGCCTAGGAGACACACCATTCAAAGATGAGCCACCTATTTTACCTTTTTTCTGTCAGTTCAACTGCCGTGGGACTTCAGTGTCTCTTTCCGTACTGGACAAAAAAACACTCATTCGAACACCACTGTTCTCAGACATTTCTATTCAAACACTGAACTATGCATTTATGACATCTCTACCATTGTTTTTGAAGCGAGAGGACTTAGGCATCCGCAATGTTGATTTCGTGACGAAGGATCAAATGCGTCATTTTCGCTACGCGTGGTGTTTTCTTCGAAAAGAGTCGTGGATGACTCCAGTGGAACTGGGGGAATTGGATGCTTTACTCCCACCTTAG
- a CDS encoding CDC16, putative (TriTrypDB/GeneDB-style sysID: LpmP.30.0740), with product MDAICVLRENALRLVSGGQPMSALHLVEMLCELQPNSDENRSLKIRCLYELHEFDSVLKLAKQMTFGYDQNSEVFLLAVKAAFELGDLKTCVQHAMTLINADSSKVVAMCFVAKAAELSGDPAKAVHFYKMALEADPFCGEAFSALTERHLLDHWEILELINSLRIPPEIEVYRSSLKARIGCDYITSGISGVPRTLVLLAGAKKEYERNNLRQALSLTTEILEMEPYHRQTLCLHLCILVDSKATPLLFEKAHFLSKNKCYTELAVYAIGCFYYSLSNYERAGRYFSRASELDCYFAEAWIAYGHCYAKLEEGEQALNVYRRAMNFFPGLSVCCTYVGMQYSRVNQRSVARCFFEESLRKNPVDSLVLNELGVLALAEDNPKQALGLFQKAYDSLPNRENPSEHSDCILFNLATMYRKLRQYEAAIDYYNQYVRSRPNASHGHCALGFTYHLSGNIKAAISCYHTAESIKPDSFCRDLLRRALELDFGIRGRLSWDSERPYSSFSPGEVSFSAVSRRLRSESTDADSVTASPPPSVGRSLDFQPQ from the coding sequence ATGGACGCTATTTGTGTTCTGAGAGAAAATGCGCTTCGTCTAGTTTCAGGTGGGCAACCCATGAGCGCGCTTCATTTGGTCGAAATGCTCTGCGAGCTGCAGCCGAATAGCGACGAAAACCGCTCCTTGAAAATTCGATGTCTTTATGAGCTGCATGAGTTTGACAGTGTGTTGAAGCTGGCCAAGCAGATGACTTTTGGATACGATCAAAACAGCGAGGTATTTTTGCTAGCTGTAAAGGCCGCCTTCGAGCTTGGGGATCTCAAAACGTGCGTCCAGCACGCAATGACTCTCATTAACGCTGATTCATCGAAGGTAGTTGCGATGTGCTTTGTAGCCAAAGCTGCTGAGCTTTCCGGCGACCCCGCGAAAGCTGTGCATTTTTACAAAATGGCACTTGAAGCTGACCCATTTTGTGGCGAGGCATTCAGTGCACTGACAGAGCGTCATCTTCTAGATCACTGGGAAATACTGGAGCTTATCAATTCACTCCGCATACCACCTGAGATTGAGGTTTATCGAAGTTCTCTGAAAGCACGCATCGGCTGTGATTATATCACATCTGGTATCAGCGGTGTGCCTCGGACGCTCGTGCTTCTTGCTGGAGCAAAAAAAGAGTATGAGCGCAATAATTTGCGCCAGGCACTCTCGTTGACAACAGAAATTCTGGAGATGGAACCGTATCACCGCCAGACATTGTGTCTGCATCTATGCATCCTTGTTGATTCAAAGGCAACACCACTGCTTTTCGAAAAGGCACACTTTCTTTCCAAAAACAAATGTTACACAGAGTTGGCAGTGTACGCAATCGGCTGTTTCTACTATTCACTATCGAACTACGAGCGAGCGGGACGGTACTTTAGCCGAGCAAGTGAACTCGATTGCTATTTCGCTGAAGCGTGGATAGCATACGGCCACTGCTACGCGAAGCTGGAAGAGGGTGAACAAGCATTGAATGTCTATCGCCGTGCCATGAACTTTTTCCCCGGACTTAGCGTCTGCTGCACGTACGTTGGTATGCAGTACAGTAGGGTTAACCAGCGCTCTGTTGCACGCTGCTTTTTCGAGGAGTCACTGCGAAAAAACCCTGTCGATTCACTTGTGCTGAACGAGCTTGGCGTTCTGGCGCTCGCAGAGGATAATCCAAAGCAAGCACTTGGGCTGTTTCAAAAAGCGTACGACAGTCTTCCGAATCGAGAGAATCCATCTGAACACAGTGATTGCATCTTGTTTAATTTGGCCACTATGTACCGCAAGCTACGACAATACGAAGCTGCTATTGATTACTACAATCAATACGTCAGAAGCCGACCAAACGCCAGCCACGGTCACTGTGCTCTTGGCTTCACATATCATCTCTCAGGAAACATCAAGGCTGCTATCAGCTGCTATCACACAGCCGAGAGCATCAAGCCAGACTCGTTTTGCCGAGATCTACTGCGGAGAGCACTTGAACTTGACTTTGGAATTCGCGGAAGGCTTTCATGGGATTCTGAGAGGCCATATTCATCCTTCTCGCCTGGAGAAGTCTCTTTTTCCGCGGTTTCGCGAAGGCTTCGGTCCGAGTCGACTGATGCAGACAGTGTAACCGCCTCACCACCTCCTAGTGTCGGTCGAAGCTTAGATTTTCAGCCACAATGA
- a CDS encoding hypothetical protein (TriTrypDB/GeneDB-style sysID: LpmP.30.0670), translated as MLRRTSHRLLGYTPINPDTSPMLMYSQCHWHYNLPQGMERPSSVNRSLPAPYQPHHSSVNKYRGVWISTEMHPAFLVGLEPQLKKLPHGRAVPHTPVAEVIDEFERFSPLIDDAAARDGWLAKIFQHCAFQRSGTEAMALWNKHCAPRFMRDDSTSAPPLPLVQAVLFCCSKSDNTEWRPIFTKCLKDGWNYTPSFDTPQWSYLLKSLGRQGDEAGVRLVLEEMADVQADLDRVEARSLVYALNAVHDKAIYNYVKKYLFHFGERKVKFLRITYADLRGHGAEKLRVPLKENDSMFYHVCWHASIRQPRQFSPRQLYFDYTPSHLAASGHSSNAKVDGIVKDKIEKWKAEGLLPEDYVHEDRVYDRTAAFKSVARQEKWKKVPRIVKSKRFGYSGEP; from the coding sequence ATGCTTCGTCGGACGTCGCACCGACTACTGGGGTACACCCCAATAAACCCCGATACGTCGCCAATGCTCATGTATAGCCAGTGTCACTGGCACTACAACTTACCGCAGGGGATGGAGCGCCCTAGCAGTGTGAACCGCTCTCTTCCGGCACCCTACCAGCCCCATCACAGCTCCGTGAACAAGTACCGTGGTGTGTGGATCTCGACGGAGATGCACCCTGCCTTTCTTGTAGGACTTGAACCGCAGCTAAAGAAGCTTCCTCACGGGCGTGCGGTTCCGCACACACCGGTCGCGGAGGTGATTGATGAGTTTGAGAGGTTTAGTCCACTGatcgacgacgccgcagccCGCGATGGCTGGCTTGCAAAAATTTTTCAGCACTGTGCCTTTCAGCGCAGCGGGACggaggcgatggcgctgTGGAACAAGCACTGCGCTCCTCGATTTATGCGCGATGACAGCAcgtctgcgccacctctcCCGCTCGTGCAGgctgttctcttctgctgtAGCAAGTCGGACAACACAGAGTGGCGACCCATCTTTACGAAATGTCTAAAGGATGGGTGGAACTACACTCCCTCCTTCGACACACCGCAGTGGAGCTACCTGCTGAAGAGTCTTGGTCGCCAAGGAGACGAAGCGGGGGTGAGgctggtgctggaggagatggcagACGTGCAGGCGGATCTGGATCGTGTGGAGGCGCGCTCACTCGTATACGCACTAAACGCGGTACATGATAAGGCTATCTACAACTACGTCAAAAAGTACCTCTTCCACTTTGGCGAAAGGAAGGTGAAGTTTTTGCGCATCACGTACGCCGACCTGCGTGGGCACGGTGCGGAAAAATTGCGCGTGCCACTAAAAGAGAACGACTCGATGTTCTACCACGTCTGCTGGCATGCCAGTATTCGTCAGCCGCGCCAGTTCTCTCCACGACAGCTCTACTTTGACTACACCCCATCCCATCTCGCCGCAAGTGGTCACAGCTCGAACGCCAAGGTAGACGGCATTGTGAAGGACAAGATTGAGAAATGGAAGGCGGAGGGTTTGCTGCCGGAGGATTACGTTCACGAAGATCGCGTCTACGATCGCACCGCAGCTTTTAAGAGTGTAGCGCGTCAAGAGAAGTGGAAGAAAGTCCCTCGAATCGTCAAGAGCAAGCGCTTCGGTTACTCAGGGGAGCCGTGA
- a CDS encoding 40S ribosomal protein S30, putative (TriTrypDB/GeneDB-style sysID: LpmP.30.0700) yields the protein MGKIHGSLARAGKVKNQTPKVAKQEKPKQPRGRALKRLKYTKRFLAKAVKPGEKVHMNKQPPGKAG from the coding sequence ATGGGTAAGATCCACGGCTCCCTCGCCCGTGCGGGCAAGGTCAAGAACCAGACCCCCAAGGTCGCTAAGCAGGAGAAGCCGAAGCAGCCTCGTGGCCGTGCGCTGAAGCGCCTGAAGTACACGAAGAGGTTcctggcgaaggcggtgaAGCCTGGCGAGAAGGTGCACATGAACAAGCAGCCCCCGGGCAAGGCCGGCTAA
- a CDS encoding co-chaperone GrpE, putative (TriTrypDB/GeneDB-style sysID: LpmP.30.0760), producing the protein MRALSLRTGLAARASAVFTSLRWCSTAAGSEKPAEVEKEVPSVATEEVVSAAAVKDLEKELDASKAKIEELKKEILYRAADAENARRIGREDAEKAKLYGISSFGKDMLEVADTLEKGVEAFAAFSEAELNENKMLRSIFTGVKLSHKVLLKNLGKHGIEKMGVTVGTKFDPNLHDALVSTSATEKAPVDTISNVLKDGYTLKSRVLRAAQVSVSQHP; encoded by the coding sequence ATGAGGGCTCTGTCGCTACGAACAGGACTTGCCGCTCGCGCTTCCGCAGTGTTCACCAGTCTGCGGTGGTGTTCTACTGCGGCCGGGTCTGAGAAGCCAGCTGAGGTGGAGAAAGAAGTACCAAGCGTTGCCACCGAAGAGGTCGtatccgctgctgctgtcaagGATCTGGAGAAGGAGCTTGATGCTTCGAAGGCTAAGATTGAGGAACTCAAGAAAGAGATCCTTTACCGTGCAGCGGATGCTGAAAACGCGCGCCGCATCGGTCGCGAAGACGCTGAGAAGGCAAAGCTTTACGGTATAAGCTCATTTGGTAAGGATATGCTGGAAGTTGCAGACACACTTGAGAAGGGTGTCGAGGCATTTGCTGCCTTTTCAGAGGCTGAGCTGAATGAAAATAAGATGTTGCGCTCCATTTTCACCGGTGTTAAGCTCTCGCACAAGGTTCTCCTCAAGAATCTTGGCAAACACGGTATTGAGAAGATGGGCGTCACGGTGGGTACCAAATTTGACCCCAACTTACATGATGCGCTTGTGAGCACCTCGGCCACGGAAAAGGCACCTGTCGACACAATCTCAAATGTTTTGAAAGATGGTTACACTCTCAAGAGTCGTGTTCTTCGTGCAGCGCAGGTCAGCGTTTCCCAACACCCGTAA